GGCTCACATCTAATTCATCTCCATATCTGACACAGCACCCAGCACAAAGACATGACAGTCCCCTAAGCTAGACCCCCTCACCTGAGGATGTTGATACAACCATTGCCATTTGTCAGGAAGAACATATTATTGTCATTGTTCCAGGAGATTTCGTTGACCTCGAACTTGAACTGCTCTTCTGCTTTGGAACGGTGTGTCTTGGCATCAATAAAGGTCACCACATCATCCTTGTTGCCTACAGCAATGGTCTGCCCATCAGGACTCCAGCAGATATTAATGTTCTCCCCTGGGAACCCAGACATAATCAGCAAGATAATCTGTTTGCTCATAATCTTCCACAAGTTTATTGCACTATCCTAGAAAGAAGACCAGAGCTTTCTTCCGGGCTTACTCATTAAAGTCCTAGACAATGGAAGGGAGCTACCACTTATGATTCAACAATAAGTCCAGAACTTTCATCTACACATTTCCCCATTTGGTCTTCACAATACTCCTCTAACATACactttattatctccatttataaaatctataagattttatagatgaaggaaATAGGAGATAAGACGACAAGCCAAAGTGTCAAAGCTATGAAGTCACAGAGCtatgaagtggcgcaatctcggctcactgcaagctccacctcctgggttcacgccattctctcgcctcagcctcccgagtagctgggactacaggcgcctgccaccacaccaggctaatttttttgtatttttagtagagacggggtttcaccgtgttagccaggatggtctcgatctcctgacctcgtgatccgcccgcctcggcctcccaaagtgctgggattacaggcgtgagccaccgtgcccggccaagccaAGATTTTAAACCCAGATTTGACCCCAAAGCCCCCTTTTCTCTTACACCAGCATTTCTCAACTCCAGCCATTCGCATGCCAACATCACAATTTTTGTCCTATCCATTAAACACTATACTTTTCTTTATTcaagatttttcttaaaattgattcaaaaaagtttacttaaataaatttagCAGCCAGCTGTggaggctcaagcctgtaattccagcactttgggaggccaaggtaggcagatcacttgagtccaggagttcaagatcagcctgggcaatatggcaaaacccgtctctacaaaaaattagccaggcatggtggcatgtgcctgtagtcccagctactcaggaggttgaggtgagaggatggcttgagcccaggtggaggctgcagggagccaatattgtgccactgtactccatcctgggtaacagggcaagaccctgtctcaaaaataaaaataaaataaaataaataaaaataaaataaatttagcttCAACTGAATAATAAATTCTATGTGCTAGTTCTTCTAGTAGACATTAAGATATTTGCAAAACTGGTTTTTAATGTTCACCCACGCATCACCTGAATCACTCATGGATCAGCAGCTGTATACTTGGGGAAAAACCACACCATTCCGCCTCCAGAGATAAGTCTTGTCAACAAAGTCCAGTGGCCCACACTGAACACATCAATTAAAAATCTCACCAACTTTTTCCATTCTAAAACgcatattttctcacattttagtATCTACACTGTATCTTAAAATGTATCAGAAAGCATTTCAAAATTTTGGGTGTATCACAGTTATTTACCAACTTTCTTTCCTAATGGAACATCTTACGATCAATGAAAACTCAGAGTCCCATACAATATCGGCCTCAATACTTACAACAGAGCCTATAAATGTACTGCACAACTTTCTCCCAGATCACCAAGACCATCCAAGTTTCAACCATTCTAACTCATCAGAATTTTCCAAATTCTCCATGCCTTTGCACATGCCGTTCCCTCCTGGAAATGTCCCATTCCCCACCCACAGCACCCTGACCACTCAACTCCTATGGCTACCCTAAAAGTTTGCTCAAATTTGGTGAGGCCTTCCCTGGCTCCCCTAGGcagacttttgttttcatttctattctgGGTATCCACCTTGCAGACCTCTCCATTATAAAATGAACCATATCTTGCTatgttatttgtatatatatgtcttCTCCCCGCAGGGGAGGTCCTTGGAGCTGGAAACTCTTATTCAGCTCAGGATGTCTCATACACAGCTGAGTGCCAAGCACAGAAAAGATATTCGGAAAATGGTTGTTGAATGAATCCAAACAGCTTATCTTCCTATTGCCCTCTCTCTGAATAGTCACCTTTAGTGTTCACAGTGGCAATGCATTTTGTagtcctcacatcccagatgcgAATGGTTTTATCTCCGGACGCCGTAACAAATAGGTCAGGATTACTTGGATGCCAACAAAGCTGGTCCACACTATCCCCATGTCCCcgataattgttttctttgaccTGAAAGAACAGAATCCAGATGTGACTTCACATAGATGTAACTGCCTCCGCATGTAACTTTATAAGCTTATTCAAACCAAAGTATGCTGGGACCAGTAAAGATCTGGGTAATTCAGAATCCAGTTCCTCCAagccctttctcccttctcttctccgCAGGCCTTCTGAACTGTTTTTCTCAGCTTCCACACCTATGCCCTTACTTTTGTGCCCTCCCTggccttctcctccttcctggtTTTCCACCCTTACTCTACCACCAACGTACCACCAACGTACCACCACCAAcgtaccaccaccaccaccaccaccaccaccacagcccCTAGCCACTTCTTATCAGCACAGGATTCGACTCCAAACCAGTAAGGCTCCCATCGCAGCCCTGTCCCATCCACCCTCTCCTCACCTTCACCCGCCATCGCCAACCTCCTTACTTCCACACTCTTCACACGCCCCCAGTCTTCCTCTCCTCACCCCTCACGACCCCGTCACCCCCACACTCCACCTTCTCCCTACTCCCTCCTCATCTCCACActccccctttccccttccctcaaACCCACTCTCCTTTCACCCCCGCGGCTCCGTTCGCCCCCATTCGCTCTCCCACTACCGCACCTCACTTCACCACGGCCCCTCTCCCTAGCCTGAGCCGAGCCCCGGCAGCTCACCAACCGGTCCTTCTCCAGCAAGAAGACGCTGGCCGTCTTGTCGAAGGACCCCGAGGCTAGGCGACGCCCGTCGCAACTCCAGGCCACCGAGTGCACCTTGGCGCTGTGCGCCAGGAACTCGCGCGTCTTGCTGTGGCCCCGGAACAGCTCCTGCATCCCAAGCACGTAGCGCGACGGGCCGCTGCTCACTGAGCACCACGGGGCCATCGAGCCGGGGCCGCTCTGGCCCAACGCCGAGGGCCCCATGGCTGCAGCGGGGACCGCCATGCCGAGCTCCCCAGCTTCCAACTCACAACACTGCAGCAGCCTCCACGGCGCAGTCAGTCCTGGCGCCGCTGCCGCACGCATGCGCCCGGAAGAGCGACGGCCCCTCTGCGCAGGCGCGCTGTACCCCGCCCCGGAAGGGACTACAAATCCCGGTATGCAGCGCGTGCCCGCGTCTGCTTACTTAGTAATATTTGGTTCTTTTAACTCCAAATATGCTTCACACTTAACGATTCCGAGTTTTTttagtgttcttatttctcccttACCTATTCTTTGGTAGATATATGTGTATTCCTGTTTAATCGAATAAAAGAACCAACACTAACCTTCTAAACAGTTAACTCATCACCTTTCTTCTGGGGTTGTTCCGTAATCCCTAGTCCCCTCCCTTAAGAGCAGAAAGCTCTGGTCTTTTTGCTGGAGAAGGACCAGCTGGTGAGCTTGTCCCATGAAAAGGGCTAGCGGGTGTGGAGTGAGGGAAGAGGTGTTAAGAAGGGGTctggaggttttgttttttttttttaaataaaaatggattttttgtttttaaaaggtaatggcagaggcgtgtgaaccagagcaactctatCTTAAATAGgaactgggtaaaatgaggcttaaacctactgggctgcattcccagactgTTAAGGCATTCTAATCACAGGATGaaataggaggtcagcacaaaatacaggtcataaagaccttgatgataaaacaggttgcagtaaaggaaccggccaaaacccaccaaaaccaaaatggcgatgagagtgacctctggtcatcctcacctctacactcccaccagtgccaggACAGTTTgtaaatgccatggcaatgtcaggaagttaccctatacgGTCTAAAaaagggaggcatgaataatccaccacttgtttagcatatcatcaggaaaaaccataaaaatgcgCAACCAGcggccctcggggctgctctgtctatggagtggccattcttttattccctttactttcttaataaacttgctttcactttgcactgcggacttgccctgaattctttcctgagtgagatccaagaacccactcctggggtctggattgggacccttTTCCTGTAACAGTATTACATGCACAtgattgtaaatataaaaataaaagatatagagTGAAAAGTAAATGTCCACCTGCGTATCCACCCCACCTCTCATATCTCCCTTAAACCAGTGGCTTCTTGCTGGAGAAAAAAGGGGTGGTGAGCTGCCAGCGCCAGTCAAGGCCCTGGAGAAGAGCTGAGGGGGGAAGGTTTTGGTGGTGAGTAGTAGTGGTAAATGTGTTTaaaaacccaatttttaaaaggcaacacGTGCACTTggtaacaaatgtaaaatgtataaaagggAATAGATTGAAAAGCTTCCCTCCATCCTGTGTCCCCAAACTTCTCTTCTGAAAAAGTTAAATTTCTTGTGTGGCCTTCCAGAGACAGTGTAAGTAAGCACCTGGGCAAGGTAGATAGGTGTGTGCATAACCTCTCCCAACACACT
The genomic region above belongs to Homo sapiens chromosome 5, GRCh38.p14 Primary Assembly and contains:
- the THOC3 gene encoding THO complex subunit 3 isoform 1 (isoform 1 is encoded by transcript variant 1) gives rise to the protein MAVPAAAMGPSALGQSGPGSMAPWCSVSSGPSRYVLGMQELFRGHSKTREFLAHSAKVHSVAWSCDGRRLASGSFDKTASVFLLEKDRLVKENNYRGHGDSVDQLCWHPSNPDLFVTASGDKTIRIWDVRTTKCIATVNTKGENINICWSPDGQTIAVGNKDDVVTFIDAKTHRSKAEEQFKFEVNEISWNNDNNMFFLTNGNGCINILSYPELKPVQSINAHPSNCICIKFDPMGKYFATGSADALVSLWDVDELVCVRCFSRLDWPVRTLSFSHDGKMLASASEDHFIDIAEVETGDKLWEVQCESPTFTVAWHPKRPLLAFACDDKDGKYDSSREAGTVKLFGLPNDS
- the THOC3 gene encoding THO complex subunit 3 isoform 2 (isoform 2 is encoded by transcript variant 2) — translated: MAVPAAAMGPSALGQSGPGSMAPWCSVSSGPSRYVLGMQELFRGHSKTREFLAHSAKVHSVAWSCDGRRLASGSFDKTASVFLLEKDRLVKENNYRGHGDSVDQLCWHPSNPDLFVTASGDKTIRIWDVRTTKCIATVNTKGENINICWSPDGQTIAVGNKDDVVTFIDAKTHRSKAEEQFKFEVNEISWNNDNNMFFLTNGNGCINILSYPELKPVQSINAHPSNCICIKFDPMGKYFATGSADALVSLWDVDELVCVRCFSRLDWPVRTLSFSHDGKMLASASEDHFIDIAEVETGNFMRIYRLSPLAVRTSLVISSLHVTTSPA